In a single window of the Agrobacterium fabrum str. C58 genome:
- a CDS encoding helix-turn-helix transcriptional regulator, producing MNTISSADIIDDIYEAALFPDRWAKVIATIGHRLDFWGGALTWGKGEEESWLYTPNFQELMQAFMEGGWNRRNERLTRAIREGQFSFVQDFDVFTHDEWAGLPIVRDFLMPRGLGYGVATQIAPPDHPEMTVLFERKLESGVIGPETMAALAGLRPHIARSLALATRLQRQKADAMTLGLNVIGAPAAVLQASGRILSANDLFLSLQKSISTRARDRIVISDERTNRLLYKALAWHAVGSFPLPSGEDGACILHVIPLRRNALDLSPNGSAIVLISQPMGTIADAGTLLKGLYDLTKGEARVALEIMKGLSLPAVARQLQISHETVRSNAKSIYAKTGSTGQADLVRRLSVLTRYNIREQG from the coding sequence TTGAATACTATATCGTCGGCAGACATTATCGATGACATTTACGAGGCGGCGCTTTTCCCTGATCGTTGGGCGAAGGTGATTGCCACCATCGGCCACCGGCTGGATTTCTGGGGTGGCGCCCTCACCTGGGGCAAGGGTGAGGAGGAATCCTGGCTTTATACGCCCAATTTTCAGGAGCTGATGCAGGCCTTCATGGAAGGCGGCTGGAACCGCCGCAATGAGCGCCTCACCCGGGCGATCCGTGAGGGACAATTTTCCTTCGTGCAGGATTTCGACGTTTTCACCCATGATGAATGGGCCGGATTGCCGATCGTGCGTGATTTCCTGATGCCGCGCGGATTGGGATATGGTGTAGCCACGCAGATCGCGCCGCCCGACCATCCGGAAATGACGGTGCTTTTTGAACGCAAACTGGAGAGCGGCGTCATCGGGCCGGAAACCATGGCGGCGCTCGCCGGGTTGAGGCCGCACATCGCCCGCAGCCTCGCGCTCGCAACCCGGCTGCAACGGCAGAAGGCCGATGCCATGACACTCGGCCTCAACGTCATCGGTGCACCGGCCGCGGTGCTACAGGCAAGTGGCCGCATTCTCTCCGCCAACGACCTGTTTCTGTCGCTTCAGAAATCCATTTCCACCCGCGCCCGTGACAGGATCGTCATATCCGACGAAAGAACAAACCGGCTGCTCTATAAGGCGCTCGCCTGGCACGCTGTCGGGTCTTTCCCCCTCCCCAGCGGTGAGGACGGAGCCTGCATCCTCCACGTCATACCCCTGCGCAGGAATGCGCTGGACCTGTCACCCAATGGCAGCGCCATCGTGCTGATATCGCAGCCCATGGGCACCATCGCCGACGCAGGCACGCTGCTGAAAGGCCTCTACGACCTCACTAAGGGCGAAGCCCGCGTCGCTCTGGAAATCATGAAGGGGCTTTCACTCCCCGCCGTGGCCAGGCAATTGCAAATCTCCCACGAAACGGTTCGCAGCAACGCCAAGTCGATCTATGCGAAAACCGGCAGCACCGGCCAGGCCGATCTCGTTCGACGGCTTTCCGTTCTGACGCGCTACAACATCCGCGAACAGGGTTGA
- the rpoC gene encoding DNA-directed RNA polymerase subunit beta': MNQEVMNLFNPQVPAQHFDSIRISIASPEKILSWSYGEIKKPETINYRTFKPERDGLFCARIFGPIKDYECLCGKYKRMKYKGIICEKCGVEVTLSRVRRERMGHIELAAPVAHIWFLKSLPSRISTLLDMTLKDVERVLYFENYIVTEPGLTSLKQNQLLSEEEYMIAVDEFGEDQFTAMIGAEAIYEMLASMNLEKIAGDLRAELAETTSDLKQKKFMKRLKIVENFMESGNRPEWMIMKVVPVIPPDLRPLVPLDGGRFATSDLNDLYRRVINRNNRLKRLIELRAPGIIIRNEKRMLQESVDALFDNGRRGRVITGANKRPLKSLSDMLKGKQGRFRQNLLGKRVDYSGRSVIVTGPELKLHQCGLPKKMALELFKPFIYARLDAKGYSSTVKQAKKLVEKEKPEVWDILDEVIREHPVLLNRAPTLHRLGIQAFEPMLVEGKAIQLHPLVCTAFNADFDGDQMAVHVPLSLEAQLEARVLMMSTNNILHPANGHPIIVPSQDMVLGLYYLSIMNQNEPGEGMAFSDIGELHHALENKVVTLHAKIRGRFKTVDADGKPVSKIHETTPGRMLIGELLPKNVNVPFDTCNQEMTKKNISKMIDTVYRHCGQKDTVIFCDRIMQLGFSHACRAGISFGKDDMVIPDSKVKIVGDTEALVKEYEQQYNDGLITQGEKYNKVVDAWGKATEKVAEEMMARIKAVEFDPETGRQKPMNSIYMMSHSGARGSPNQMRQLGGMRGLMAKPSGEIIETPIISNFKEGLTVNEYFNSTHGARKGLADTALKTANSGYLTRRLVDVAQDCIVNSVDCGTDKGLTMTAIVDAGQIVASIGARILGRTALDDIDNPVTGENIVKAGTLIDEADVAIIEKAGIQSVRIRSALTCEVQIGVCGVCYGRDLARGTPVNMGEAVGVIAAQSIGEPGTQLTMRTFHLGGTANVVDQSFLEASYEGTIQIKNRNILRNSEGVLIAMGRNMSVTILDERGVERSSQRVAYGSKIFVDDGDKVKRGQRLAEWDPYTRPMMTEVEGTVHFEDLVDGLSVLEATDESTGITKRQVIDWRSTPRGSDLKPAIIIKDASGAVAKLSRGGEARFHLSVDAILSVEPGSKVSQGDVLARSPLESAKTKDITGGLPRVAELFEARRPKDHAIIAEIDGTIRLGRDYKNKRRVMIEPAEDGVEPVEYLIPKGKPFHLQEGDYIEKGEYILDGNPAPHDILAIKGVEALASYLVNEIQEVYRLQGVVINDKHIEVIVRQMLQKVEITDAGDSQYIVGDNVDRIEMEDMNDRLIEEGKKPAYGEPVLLGITKASLQTPSFISAASFQETTKVLTEAAIAGKTDTLQGLKENVIVGRLIPAGTGGTMTQIRRIATSRDDLILEERRKGTGAGSANQMLQDMTDQVPAAE; the protein is encoded by the coding sequence ATGAACCAAGAGGTCATGAATCTTTTCAATCCTCAGGTGCCTGCGCAGCATTTCGATTCCATCCGGATTTCGATCGCTTCGCCGGAAAAAATCCTGTCGTGGTCCTACGGCGAGATCAAGAAGCCGGAAACCATCAACTACCGTACGTTCAAGCCTGAGCGTGACGGTCTTTTCTGCGCGCGCATCTTTGGGCCGATCAAGGACTATGAGTGCCTGTGCGGCAAGTACAAGCGCATGAAGTACAAGGGCATCATCTGCGAAAAGTGCGGCGTCGAAGTGACGCTGTCGCGCGTTCGCCGTGAGCGCATGGGCCACATTGAGCTCGCAGCGCCGGTTGCCCATATCTGGTTCCTGAAGTCGCTTCCTTCGCGTATCTCGACCTTGCTCGACATGACGCTGAAGGATGTCGAACGCGTTCTCTATTTCGAGAACTACATCGTCACCGAGCCTGGCCTCACTTCGCTGAAGCAGAACCAGCTTCTGTCTGAAGAAGAGTACATGATCGCCGTTGACGAGTTCGGCGAAGACCAGTTCACCGCCATGATCGGCGCTGAAGCCATCTATGAGATGCTGGCTTCGATGAACCTCGAAAAGATCGCCGGCGACCTGCGCGCCGAGCTTGCTGAAACGACTTCTGACCTCAAGCAGAAGAAGTTCATGAAGCGCCTGAAGATCGTCGAGAACTTCATGGAGAGCGGCAATCGTCCGGAATGGATGATCATGAAGGTCGTTCCGGTCATTCCGCCGGACCTGCGTCCGCTGGTTCCGCTGGATGGCGGTCGTTTTGCGACGTCCGACCTCAACGATCTCTATCGCCGCGTCATCAACCGTAACAACCGTCTGAAGCGCCTGATCGAGCTTCGTGCGCCTGGCATCATCATCCGCAATGAAAAGCGTATGTTGCAGGAATCCGTCGATGCGCTGTTCGACAACGGCCGTCGCGGCCGCGTCATCACGGGTGCCAACAAGCGTCCGCTGAAGTCGCTCTCCGACATGCTCAAGGGCAAGCAGGGCCGTTTCCGCCAGAACCTTCTCGGCAAGCGCGTCGACTATTCCGGCCGTTCGGTTATCGTGACCGGTCCGGAACTGAAGCTGCACCAGTGCGGCCTGCCGAAGAAGATGGCGCTCGAACTGTTCAAGCCGTTCATCTATGCCCGTCTCGACGCTAAGGGTTACTCCTCGACCGTCAAGCAGGCCAAGAAGCTGGTTGAAAAGGAAAAGCCGGAGGTCTGGGATATCCTCGACGAGGTCATCCGCGAACATCCGGTTCTTCTGAACCGCGCACCGACGCTGCACCGTCTGGGTATCCAGGCTTTCGAACCCATGCTGGTCGAAGGCAAGGCCATCCAGCTGCATCCGCTCGTCTGCACGGCCTTCAACGCCGACTTCGACGGTGACCAGATGGCTGTTCACGTTCCGCTTTCGCTGGAAGCCCAGCTGGAAGCGCGCGTGCTGATGATGTCGACCAACAACATCCTGCATCCGGCAAACGGCCACCCGATCATCGTTCCGTCGCAGGACATGGTTCTCGGCCTGTATTACCTGTCGATCATGAACCAGAACGAGCCCGGCGAAGGCATGGCTTTCTCGGATATCGGCGAATTGCATCACGCGCTTGAAAACAAGGTCGTGACGCTGCATGCCAAGATCCGTGGCCGCTTCAAGACCGTGGATGCCGACGGCAAGCCGGTTTCCAAGATCCATGAAACGACGCCTGGCCGTATGCTCATCGGCGAACTTCTGCCGAAGAACGTCAACGTGCCTTTCGACACCTGCAACCAGGAAATGACCAAGAAGAACATCTCCAAGATGATCGACACGGTCTACCGTCATTGCGGCCAGAAAGACACGGTCATCTTCTGCGACCGGATCATGCAGCTCGGCTTCAGCCACGCCTGCCGCGCCGGCATTTCGTTCGGCAAGGACGACATGGTCATTCCGGACAGCAAGGTGAAGATCGTCGGCGACACCGAAGCTCTCGTGAAGGAATACGAACAGCAGTATAATGATGGTCTCATCACCCAGGGCGAAAAGTACAACAAGGTTGTCGACGCGTGGGGCAAGGCTACCGAAAAGGTCGCCGAAGAAATGATGGCGCGCATCAAGGCTGTCGAGTTCGATCCGGAAACGGGCCGCCAGAAGCCGATGAACTCTATCTACATGATGTCCCACTCGGGTGCTCGTGGTTCTCCGAACCAGATGCGTCAGCTGGGCGGCATGCGCGGCCTGATGGCCAAGCCCTCGGGCGAAATCATCGAGACGCCGATCATCTCGAACTTCAAGGAAGGCCTGACCGTTAACGAGTACTTCAACTCGACCCACGGTGCCCGTAAGGGTCTTGCAGACACCGCCTTGAAGACCGCAAACTCGGGTTACCTGACCCGTCGTCTCGTCGACGTGGCGCAGGATTGCATCGTCAACTCCGTGGATTGCGGCACCGACAAGGGCCTCACCATGACCGCCATCGTCGATGCCGGTCAGATCGTGGCCTCGATTGGCGCCCGTATCCTCGGCCGCACGGCTCTCGACGACATCGACAACCCGGTCACTGGCGAGAACATCGTCAAGGCCGGCACGCTGATCGACGAAGCCGACGTTGCCATCATCGAGAAGGCTGGCATCCAGTCCGTCCGCATCCGTTCGGCTCTGACCTGCGAAGTGCAGATCGGCGTCTGCGGCGTCTGCTATGGTCGTGACCTTGCACGCGGTACGCCTGTCAACATGGGCGAGGCCGTTGGCGTCATCGCCGCACAGTCGATCGGTGAACCGGGCACGCAGCTCACCATGCGTACCTTCCACCTTGGCGGTACGGCTAACGTGGTCGACCAGTCGTTCCTGGAAGCATCGTATGAAGGTACGATCCAGATCAAGAACCGCAACATCCTGCGGAACTCCGAAGGCGTTCTCATCGCCATGGGCCGTAACATGTCCGTTACGATCCTTGATGAGCGCGGCGTCGAACGTTCCTCGCAGCGTGTCGCTTACGGTTCGAAGATCTTCGTGGACGATGGCGACAAGGTTAAACGCGGTCAGCGTCTTGCAGAGTGGGACCCCTACACCCGTCCGATGATGACGGAAGTGGAAGGTACCGTTCACTTCGAGGACCTCGTCGACGGTCTCTCCGTTCTGGAAGCCACCGACGAATCCACCGGCATCACCAAGCGTCAGGTTATCGACTGGCGTTCGACGCCGCGTGGTTCGGACCTCAAGCCCGCTATCATCATCAAGGATGCTTCCGGCGCGGTTGCCAAGCTTAGCCGCGGTGGCGAAGCTCGCTTCCACCTGTCCGTGGATGCGATCCTCTCGGTCGAACCTGGTTCGAAGGTCTCCCAGGGTGACGTGCTTGCACGTTCGCCGCTGGAAAGCGCCAAGACGAAGGACATCACCGGTGGTCTGCCGCGCGTTGCCGAACTGTTCGAAGCCCGTCGTCCGAAGGACCACGCCATCATCGCAGAGATTGATGGTACGATCCGCCTCGGCCGCGACTACAAGAACAAGCGTCGCGTGATGATCGAGCCTGCGGAAGACGGCGTCGAGCCGGTCGAATACCTGATCCCGAAGGGCAAGCCCTTCCATCTTCAGGAAGGCGACTACATCGAGAAGGGCGAATACATTCTCGACGGCAACCCGGCACCGCACGACATTCTGGCGATCAAGGGTGTAGAGGCTCTGGCTTCCTACCTCGTGAACGAAATCCAGGAAGTCTACCGACTGCAGGGCGTTGTGATCAACGACAAGCACATCGAGGTGATCGTTCGCCAGATGCTGCAGAAGGTCGAGATCACCGATGCTGGTGACAGCCAGTACATCGTTGGCGACAATGTCGACCGTATCGAGATGGAAGACATGAACGACCGTCTCATCGAAGAGGGCAAGAAGCCTGCTTATGGCGAGCCGGTTCTGCTCGGCATCACCAAGGCTTCGTTGCAGACGCCGTCCTTCATCTCGGCCGCATCCTTCCAGGAAACCACCAAGGTTCTCACGGAAGCTGCGATCGCCGGCAAGACGGACACGCTGCAGGGCCTTAAGGAAAACGTCATCGTCGGCCGTCTCATCCCGGCCGGCACCGGCGGCACCATGACGCAGATCCGCCGCATCGCCACCTCGCGCGACGACCTCATTCTGGAGGAACGCCGCAAGGGTACGGGTGCAGGCTCTGCGAACCAGATGCTGCAGGACATGACGGACCAGGTTCCAGCCGCCGAATAA
- the fusA gene encoding elongation factor G produces the protein MAREYKIEDYRNFGIMAHIDAGKTTTTERILYYTGKSHKIGEVHDGAATMDWMEQEQERGITITSAATTTFWKGRDGKMRRFNIIDTPGHVDFTIEVERSLRVLDGAIALLDANAGVEPQTETVWRQAEKYNVPRMIFCNKMDKTGADFYRSVEMIKTRLGATAVVMQLPIGAETEFKGVIDLIEMNALIWRDESLGAQWDVVEIPDDLKAKADEYREKLIETVVEIDEEAMEDYLNGIMPDNDKIRALVRRGTIDVKFHPMFCGTAFKNKGVQPLLDAVVDYLPSPLDIPAIKGIDFKTEAEIERHADDSEPLSMLAFKIMNDPFVGSLTFARIYSGKLEKGTSVINTVKDKRERVGRMLQMHSNSREDIEEAFAGDIVALAGLKETTTGDTLCDPLKPVILERMEFPEPVIQIAIEPKTKGDQEKMGLALNRLAAEDPSFRVKTDEESGQTIIAGMGELHLDILVDRMRREFKVEATVGAPQVAYRETITRQHEEDYTHKKQSGGTGQFARVKIIFEPNPEGEDFKFESKIVGGAVPKEYIPGVQKGIESVLSSGPLAGFPMLGVKATLIDGAYHDVDSSVLAFEIASRACFREAAKKAGAQLLEPMMKVEVVTPEDYVGDVIGDLNSRRGQIQGQESRGITIVISAHVPLANMFKYVDNLRSMSQGRAQYSMTFDHYSPVPSNVAQEIQAKYSGQK, from the coding sequence ATGGCTCGCGAATATAAAATCGAAGACTACCGCAATTTCGGTATCATGGCGCATATCGACGCCGGCAAGACCACGACCACCGAGCGTATTCTTTATTACACCGGTAAGTCGCACAAGATCGGCGAAGTCCATGATGGCGCTGCCACGATGGACTGGATGGAGCAGGAGCAGGAGCGTGGTATCACCATCACCTCCGCAGCCACCACGACCTTCTGGAAGGGTCGCGACGGCAAGATGCGCCGCTTCAACATCATCGACACCCCCGGCCACGTTGACTTCACGATTGAAGTCGAGCGTTCGCTGCGTGTTCTCGACGGTGCCATTGCTCTTCTCGATGCCAACGCCGGTGTAGAGCCGCAGACGGAAACCGTCTGGCGTCAGGCTGAGAAGTACAACGTTCCGCGTATGATCTTCTGCAACAAGATGGACAAGACCGGTGCTGACTTCTACCGCTCGGTAGAAATGATCAAGACCCGTCTCGGCGCAACGGCCGTTGTCATGCAGCTGCCGATCGGCGCTGAGACAGAGTTCAAGGGCGTTATCGACCTGATCGAGATGAACGCACTCATCTGGCGCGACGAATCGCTCGGCGCTCAGTGGGACGTCGTCGAAATCCCCGATGACCTGAAGGCCAAGGCTGACGAATATCGCGAAAAGCTGATCGAGACCGTTGTCGAGATCGACGAAGAAGCGATGGAAGACTACCTGAACGGCATCATGCCTGACAACGACAAGATCCGTGCGCTCGTTCGCCGCGGCACCATCGACGTGAAGTTCCACCCGATGTTCTGCGGTACCGCGTTCAAGAACAAGGGCGTTCAGCCGCTTCTCGACGCTGTTGTCGACTACCTGCCTTCTCCGCTGGACATCCCGGCGATCAAGGGCATCGACTTCAAGACCGAAGCCGAAATCGAACGTCATGCCGACGACAGCGAGCCGCTTTCCATGCTCGCGTTCAAGATCATGAACGACCCCTTCGTTGGTTCGCTGACCTTTGCTCGTATCTACTCGGGCAAGCTCGAAAAGGGTACGTCTGTCATCAACACGGTCAAGGACAAGCGCGAGCGCGTCGGCCGTATGCTGCAGATGCATTCCAACAGCCGTGAAGACATCGAAGAAGCCTTTGCCGGCGACATCGTTGCTCTGGCTGGCCTCAAGGAAACCACCACTGGCGATACGCTCTGTGATCCGCTGAAGCCGGTTATCCTCGAGCGCATGGAATTCCCCGAGCCGGTCATCCAGATCGCGATCGAGCCGAAGACCAAGGGCGACCAGGAAAAGATGGGCCTCGCGCTCAACCGTCTGGCTGCCGAAGATCCTTCGTTCCGCGTCAAGACCGACGAAGAGTCCGGTCAGACGATCATCGCAGGCATGGGCGAACTTCACCTCGACATTCTCGTTGACCGTATGCGTCGCGAGTTCAAGGTTGAAGCAACCGTCGGTGCTCCGCAGGTTGCCTACCGCGAAACCATCACGCGTCAGCACGAAGAAGACTACACGCACAAGAAGCAGTCCGGTGGTACCGGTCAGTTCGCTCGCGTGAAGATCATCTTCGAACCGAACCCTGAAGGCGAAGACTTCAAGTTCGAATCCAAGATCGTCGGTGGTGCTGTTCCGAAGGAATACATCCCGGGCGTTCAGAAGGGTATCGAAAGCGTTCTGTCTTCCGGTCCGCTCGCTGGCTTCCCGATGCTGGGCGTCAAGGCAACCCTGATCGACGGCGCATACCACGACGTCGACTCCTCGGTTCTCGCGTTCGAAATCGCATCGCGTGCCTGCTTCCGTGAAGCAGCAAAGAAGGCTGGTGCACAGCTTCTTGAGCCGATGATGAAGGTCGAAGTCGTCACCCCTGAAGATTACGTCGGTGACGTGATCGGCGATCTGAACTCGCGTCGCGGTCAGATCCAGGGTCAGGAATCGCGTGGCATCACCATCGTGATCAGCGCACACGTTCCGCTCGCGAACATGTTCAAGTACGTCGACAACCTGCGCTCCATGTCGCAGGGCCGCGCACAGTACTCGATGACGTTCGATCACTATTCGCCGGTTCCGTCGAACGTGGCGCAGGAAATCCAGGCAAAGTACTCCGGTCAGAAGTGA
- a CDS encoding VOC family protein has protein sequence MAVRRVVANIATPEPARAQAFYGDILGMPVAMDHGWIVTHASPLEAHAQVSFAREGGSGTDVPDLSIEVDNFDEVHARILKAGLPIEYGPVTEAWGVQRLFLRDPFGKLINILSHA, from the coding sequence ATGGCGGTCAGACGTGTCGTCGCCAATATCGCAACGCCCGAGCCCGCGCGGGCGCAGGCCTTCTACGGCGATATTCTCGGCATGCCCGTCGCCATGGATCACGGCTGGATCGTTACCCATGCCAGCCCGCTCGAAGCACACGCTCAGGTCAGTTTCGCACGCGAAGGTGGGTCCGGCACTGATGTGCCGGATCTCTCCATCGAGGTCGACAACTTCGATGAGGTCCATGCCAGGATCCTGAAAGCGGGGCTGCCGATCGAATACGGACCCGTGACTGAAGCGTGGGGGGTGCAACGGTTGTTTCTGCGCGACCCCTTCGGCAAGCTGATTAATATATTAAGTCACGCATAG
- the tuf gene encoding elongation factor Tu: MAKSKFERNKPHVNIGTIGHVDHGKTSLTAAITKYFGEFKAYDQIDAAPEEKARGITISTAHVEYETPARHYAHVDCPGHADYVKNMITGAAQMDGAILVCSAADGPMPQTREHILLARQVGVPAIVVFLNKVDQVDDAELLELVELEVRELLSSYDFPGDDIPIIKGSALAALEDSDKKIGEDAIRELMAAVDAYIPTPERPIDQPFLMPIEDVFSISGRGTVVTGRVERGIVKVGEEVEIVGIRPTSKTTVTGVEMFRKLLDQGQAGDNIGALVRGVTRDGVERGQILCKPGSVKPHKKFMAEAYILTKEEGGRHTPFFTNYRPQFYFRTTDVTGIVSLPEGTEMVMPGDNVTVEVELIVPIAMEEKLRFAIREGGRTVGAGIVASIVE, encoded by the coding sequence ATGGCAAAGAGCAAGTTTGAGCGCAATAAGCCGCACGTCAACATTGGCACGATCGGTCACGTCGACCACGGCAAGACGTCGTTGACTGCTGCGATCACGAAGTATTTCGGCGAGTTCAAGGCGTATGACCAAATCGACGCCGCTCCTGAGGAAAAGGCCCGTGGTATCACGATTTCGACGGCGCACGTTGAGTATGAGACGCCTGCGCGTCACTACGCCCACGTTGACTGCCCCGGCCACGCCGACTATGTGAAGAACATGATCACCGGTGCTGCCCAGATGGACGGCGCGATCCTGGTTTGCTCGGCTGCCGACGGCCCGATGCCACAGACCCGCGAGCACATCCTGCTTGCCCGTCAGGTTGGCGTTCCGGCCATCGTCGTGTTCCTCAACAAGGTCGACCAGGTTGACGACGCCGAGCTTCTCGAGCTCGTCGAGCTTGAAGTTCGCGAACTTCTGTCGTCCTACGACTTCCCGGGCGACGATATCCCGATCATCAAGGGTTCGGCACTTGCTGCTCTTGAAGATTCTGACAAGAAGATCGGTGAAGACGCGATCCGCGAGCTGATGGCTGCTGTCGACGCCTACATCCCGACGCCTGAGCGTCCGATCGACCAGCCGTTCCTGATGCCGATCGAAGACGTGTTCTCGATCTCGGGTCGTGGTACGGTTGTGACGGGTCGCGTTGAGCGCGGTATCGTCAAGGTTGGTGAAGAAGTCGAAATCGTCGGCATCCGTCCGACCTCGAAGACGACTGTTACCGGCGTTGAAATGTTCCGCAAGCTGCTCGACCAGGGCCAGGCCGGCGACAACATCGGTGCACTCGTTCGCGGCGTTACCCGTGACGGCGTCGAGCGTGGTCAGATCCTGTGCAAGCCGGGTTCGGTCAAGCCGCACAAGAAGTTCATGGCAGAAGCCTACATCCTGACGAAGGAAGAAGGCGGCCGTCATACGCCGTTCTTCACGAACTACCGTCCGCAGTTCTACTTCCGTACGACTGACGTTACCGGTATCGTTTCGCTTCCTGAAGGCACGGAAATGGTTATGCCTGGCGACAACGTCACTGTTGAAGTCGAGCTGATCGTTCCGATCGCGATGGAAGAAAAGCTGCGCTTCGCTATCCGCGAAGGCGGCCGTACCGTCGGCGCCGGCATCGTTGCTTCGATCGTCGAGTAA
- the rpsL gene encoding 30S ribosomal protein S12, with translation MPTVNQLIRKPRQAQVKRNKVPALQENPQKRGVCTRVYTTTPKKPNSALRKVAKIRLTNGFEVIGYIPGEGHNLQEHSVVMIRGGRVKDLPGVRYHIIRGVLDTQGVKNRKQRRSKYGAKRPK, from the coding sequence ATGCCTACCGTAAACCAGCTGATCCGCAAGCCTCGCCAGGCACAGGTAAAGCGCAACAAGGTTCCTGCTCTTCAGGAAAACCCGCAGAAGCGTGGCGTTTGCACCCGCGTTTACACGACGACCCCGAAGAAGCCGAACTCGGCTCTGCGTAAGGTTGCCAAGATCCGCCTCACCAACGGCTTCGAAGTCATCGGCTACATTCCGGGCGAAGGTCATAACCTTCAGGAACACTCCGTGGTCATGATCCGCGGCGGCCGCGTAAAGGACTTGCCGGGCGTGCGTTACCACATCATCCGTGGTGTTCTCGATACCCAGGGCGTCAAGAACCGCAAGCAGCGCCGCTCCAAGTACGGTGCGAAGCGTCCGAAGTAA
- the rpsG gene encoding 30S ribosomal protein S7: MSRRHSAEKREINPDPKFGDLVVTKFMNAIMLHGKKSVAESIVYGAFDVVQGKTKQEPLGVFHSALDNVAPHVEVRSRRVGGATYQVPVDVRPERRQALAIRWLITAARKRNETTMVDRLSGELMDAANNRGSAVKKREDTHKMADANRAFSHYRW, from the coding sequence ATGTCCCGTCGCCATAGTGCAGAAAAGCGTGAGATCAACCCGGACCCGAAGTTCGGCGATCTGGTCGTCACCAAGTTCATGAATGCCATCATGCTTCACGGCAAGAAGTCGGTCGCAGAAAGCATCGTTTACGGCGCGTTCGACGTCGTTCAGGGCAAGACGAAGCAGGAGCCGCTCGGCGTGTTCCACTCCGCCCTCGACAACGTTGCTCCGCACGTTGAAGTGCGTTCGCGCCGCGTTGGTGGTGCTACGTATCAGGTTCCGGTCGATGTTCGTCCCGAGCGCCGTCAGGCTCTCGCCATCCGCTGGCTGATCACTGCTGCTCGCAAGCGTAACGAAACGACCATGGTCGATCGCCTTTCCGGCGAACTCATGGACGCTGCGAACAACCGCGGTTCTGCTGTCAAGAAGCGTGAAGACACGCACAAGATGGCCGACGCTAACCGCGCATTCTCGCATTACCGCTGGTAA